In Eublepharis macularius isolate TG4126 chromosome 4, MPM_Emac_v1.0, whole genome shotgun sequence, the following are encoded in one genomic region:
- the LOC129328740 gene encoding zinc finger protein 501-like, translating to MEENYNIVASLVADRREMASEKEPGRMIVGREEDLHMDAKSGDRLLPKRQCRRKTEAKQKQRKKLVACQSRKMQKAPIQDERQMKTRKQKRPVIEKRFSCKISLKKYKKYATCQKRYKFFGRGKSFHWSTELTAHQKALTGEKPYKCLECGKSFSRNGNLTVHQRIHTGKKPYKCLECGNSFSQNGNLTVHQRIHTGEKPYKCLECGKSFSQNGNLTAHQRIHTGEKPYKCLECGETFSYSNHLTLHKRIHTGEKPYKCLECGKSFSRNSHLTAHQRIHTGEKPYKCLECGKSFSHNSSLTAHQRIHMGEKPYKCLECGKSFSEKGTLTKHQRIHTREKPYKCLECGKSFSEKGALTKHQRIHTREKPYKCLECGKSFSEKGALTKHQKFHTREKPYKCLECSKSFSETGSLTKHQRIHTKEQPYKCLACGKSFSQNCSLSKHQRIHTGEKSYKC from the exons atggaGGAAAATTATAATATTGTTGCATCCCTTG TTGCAGATAGAAGAGAGATGGCAAGTGAGAAGGAACCTGGAAGGATGAttgtgggaagagaggaagatctGCACATGGATGCAAAATCTGGAGACAGGTTGTTACCAAAGAGGCAATGCAGAAGGAAAACAGAAGCAAAGcagaagcagaggaagaaatTGGTAGCCTGTCAGAGCAGGAAGATGCAGAAGGCCCCAATCCAAGATGAAAGGCAGATGAAAACAAGAAAGCAGAAGAGACCTGTGATAGAAAAAAGGTTCAGCTGCAAAATCAGtctgaaaaaatataaaaaatatgcaaCCTGCCAGAAAAGATACAAATTTTTTGGGCGTGGAAAGAGCTTCCACTGGAGTACTGAACTAACTGCCCATCAGAAGGCtctcacaggggagaagccatataaatgcttggagtgtggaaagagcttttctcgcaATGGCAACCTGActgtgcatcaaaggattcacacaggcaagaagccatataaatgcttggagtgtggaaacagCTTTTCTCAGAATGGCAACCTAACagtacatcaaaggattcacacaggggagaagccatataaatgcttggagtgtggaaaaagcttttctCAGAATGGCAACCTAACagcacatcaaaggattcacacaggggagaaaccatataaatgcttggagtgtggcgaGACCTTTTCTTACAGTAACCACCTAACTTTGCataaaaggattcacacaggggagaagccatataaatgcttggagtgtggaaagagcttttctcgcaATAGCCACCTAACtgctcatcaaaggattcacacaggggagaagccatataaatgcttggagtgcggaaagagcttttctcacaaCAGCAGCCTAACtgctcatcaaaggattcacatgggggagaagccatataaatgcttggagtgtggaaagagtttttctGAGAAAGGCACCTTAACtaaacatcaaaggattcacacaagggagaagccatataaatgcttggagtgtggaaagagtttttctGAGAAAGGCGCCTTAACtaaacatcaaaggattcacacaagggagaagccatataaatgcttggagtgtggaaagagtttttctGAGAAAGGCGCCTTAACTAAACATCAAAAgtttcacacaagggagaagccatataaatgcttggagtgcagCAAGAGCTTTTCTGAGACTGGCAGCTTAACTAAgcatcaaaggattcatacaAAGGAacagccatataaatgcttggcatgtggaaagagtttttctcagaattgcagcctatctaaacatcaaaggattcacacaggagaaaagTCATATAAATGCtag